The DNA sequence GACGTTCTCGACCACGTGCTCGGGTGCCTGCACCACCACCGTCCCGGCGGTGTCGTAGCCCGCCCTGCCGGCCCTGCCCGCAATCTGGTGGAACTCACGTGGGTTAAGCAGGCGGGTGCGGACGCCGTCGTATTTGCTCAGGGCGGTGAGCAGCACGGTGCGGATGGGGACGTTGATACCGACGCCCAGCGTGTCCGTCCCGCAGATCACCTTCAAAAGTCCCGCCTGGGCCAGCTGCTCCACCAGCCGGCGGTACTTGGGCAGCATGCCGGCGTGGTGTACGCCGATGCCGTGGCGCACCAGCCGGTTCAGCGTCTTGCCGAACCCGGCGGCGAACCGGAAATTGGCAATGAGCTCTGCGATCCTGTCCTTTTCCTCCCGGGTGCACACGTTGATGCTCATCAGGTTCTGGGCTCGGTCGATCGCCTCAAGCTGGCTGAAGTGCACTACGTAGACCGGCACCTGCCTGGTGGAGAGCAGTTCCTCCAGCGTCTCGTGGACCGGGGTCTGGTGGTAGTAGTAGTGCAGCGGAATGGGCCGCTCGGCAGAACTGACCGTGGTGGTGGGCCGGCCTGTCAGCGCCGTGAGCCCCTCCTCGAACCGGGTGACGTCGCCCAGGGTGGCGGACATCAGCAGGAACTGGGCCTGCGGAAGCTCCAGGAGCGGGACCTGCCATGCCCAGCCGCGCTGCGGGTCGGAGTAGAAATGGAACTCGTCCATGATCACTGCGCCGAGTTCGGCTGCAGCGCCCTCGCGCAATGCGATGTTGGCCAGGATCTCCGCGGTGCAGCAGATGATGGGTGCATCCTGGTTGACCCCGGAGTCACCGGTGATCATGCCCACGTTCTCCGCGCCGAAGATATCGCAGAGCGCAAAGAACTTTTCGGACACCAGCGCCTTGATCGGGGCGGTGTAGTAGCTCCGCCGTCCCTGGGCCATGGCCTGGAAGTGCGCGGCGATCGCCACCAGCGACTTCCCGGACCCCGTTGGCGTGGCCAGGATGACGTTCGCGCCCGTTGCCAGCTCCATGATGGCCTCGTCCTGGGCCGGGTACAGCGACAGTCCACGGGTTTCCGTCCACTCCACGAACCGGGTGTAAAGGGTGTCGGGGTCGACGGCGGCGTTGGGGACGGACAGATCGTTCAGCTGGTCAACGAGTTTCATTGACTTAAACCTTAGTGCCACGTTGCGGGCGGATCAGGCGCGCGGGCCGGGTTAGGCTACGCCTGGCCGCCTTGCATGCCAGAACCTGGAGAAGATCATGAAATGGGACCCCGCAAAGTACGTCAAATTCGATGACCACCGGAACAGGCCGTTCTTCGACCTGACTGGCCGGATCCATGCTGACCGCCCCGTGCGGGTGGTCGACCTTGGCTGCGGGCCGGGGAACCTGACAGCTGCCCTGGCCGAACGCTGGCCCGGAGCCCAGGTGGTTGGCCTGGATTCCTCCGCGGAGATGTTGGCAAAGGCCGCCCCGCTGGCGCAGGCTGTCCCCGCCCTGAGGTTCGACCGTGCCGACATCGCCGAATGGATGCCCACCGGGGAGACGGACGTCGTGGTGAGCAACGCAGCCCTGCAGTGGGTCCCCGGCCACCAGGACCTGATGCGCAGGTGGCTGAAGGCCCTCCGCCCGGGATCCTGGTTCGCCATGCAGGTGCCGGGCAACTTCAACGCCCCCTCGCATTCCCTGATGCGGGAACTCGCGGCGTCCGGCCGTTGGGCGGCCAGGCTTGGCGGCGTGCTCCGCGGCGGGGAGTCGGTGGGGGAGCCCGCGGACTACCTGGGCATCCTGCTCGACGCCGGCTGCGCGGCGGATGCGTGGGAAACGAGCTACCAGCAGGTCCTGCAGGGGCCGGACCCCGTGCTCGAGTGGGTCCGCGGCACGGCACTGCGTCCGGTTATGGCGGTCCTCGGCGAGGACGACGCCAGGCATTTCGAGGAGGAGTACGCAGCCGCCCTGCGGGCGGCCTACCCCCAGGGGGCGCACGGCACCGTTTATCCGTTCCGGCGGATCTTTGCCGTCGGCCGCAAGGAGGAATAGGGGCCGGGACGCCATGTTTTCCAGCGCGTCACACGGCGTGACAGCGCCCGAAAGTGATCTGGCTTACAATGGCCACTGTGCTTCAGGGGTCAAGCCGCTGGCCCCCTCTTCGGCCGTAGGCATCTGCAGGGGGTATTTTGCTGGTCGGACTCTTAAAGCGGCAGCTTGCCGGCAAACACGCGCAGTTGTGGGCGATCGTTGTGCTCCAGCTGGTCCAGGCGGGGGCGAACCTGTTGCTGCCCACCGTGAACGCGGCCATTATCGATGACGGGATCGTGGCGGGCGAGCCCGGCGTGATCTCACGGCTCGGCATGCTCATGGCCGCCATTGCCGTGGTCCAGGCAGCGTCCGCCATCGCGGCGGGCTACCTCGGCGCCGTCGTTGCCATGAGTATCGGGCACCGCCTGCGGGCGGAGGTGTTCAGCCGGATCCAGACGCTGTCCTCCCAGGACGTGGCCCTGTTCGGAACCCAAAGCCTGACCACCCGCGCCACGAACGATGTCCAGCAGATCCAGGCGTTCGCCCTGCTGGTTTTCACCATGCTCTTCGCAGGCCCGGCCATGGGCATCGGCGGGATAGTGCTGGCTGTCCAGCAGGACGTGGTGCTGTCCGTCGTCGTCATCGTCATCGTGCCCCTGCTGCTGCTGATCATGTACCTGATCGTCCGCCGGCTCATTCCGCTCTACCGGGAGGGCCAGGAACTGCTGGACCGGTCCGGGGGAATCCTGCGCGAACAGATCATCGGTGTGGATGTGATCCGTGCCTTTGTCCGCCAGGGCCATGAAGGGCGGCGTTTCGCGGCGGTCAACGCCCGCCTGACCGCCAACAACCTCCGGTCGGCGCTCCTGGTCGCCGGGATGCTGCCAATGATCATGCTGGTGGTCAACACCAGTTCGGTTGCCGTGGTGTGGTTCGGCGGCCACCGCATCCAGTCGGGACTCATGAACCTTGGAGCGCTCACGGCCTTCATCGCCTACATCATGCAGATCCTGCTGGCAATCATGATGTCCATGTATGTGCTGATGACGGCGCCGCGGGCCGCCGTCTGCGCCGAACGTATCCAGGCCGTGCTGGACACCGAGCCCTCCGTCAGCAGCCCGGCCGGCCCGCAGCAGTTCCAGCCGGACCTTTCGCAGCCGGCAACCCTGGCCTTCCACGGCGTTGGCTTCTCCTACCCGGGAGCAGAGGCTCCCGTGCTTGCGGACATCAGCTTTACCGCCACTCCCGGTACCACCACCGCAATCGTGGGCGCGACCGGGAGCGGCAAGACCACGCTGCTGAACCTGATTCCACGGTTCCTCGACCCCACAAAAGGCCGCATCTCCCTGGCCGGCCATGACATCAGGGACGTGCCCCTGGACCAGCTGCGTGCAGCGATGGCCATCGTGCCCCAGCATTCCCACCTGTTCACCGGCACCATCGCCGACAACCTGCGGATGGCCGCGCCCGGGGCCACGGACGGGGAACTTTGGGCGGCCCTGGAAACGGCGCAGACCATGCGGTTCATGGGTGACCTCCCGCTGGGGCTTGCCACCCCCGTAGGCCAGGGAGGCGCCAGCCTGTCAGGCGGGCAGCGGCAAAGGCTGTGCATCGCCAGGGCGCTGTTGCGCAAGGCACCCCTCTACCTTTTTGACGACAGCTTCTCCGCCCTCGACTACGACACGGACACCAGGCTGCGGCAGGCCCTGGGGCAGGCGCTCGCCGCCGCGACGGTGGTCATCGTGGCCGAGCGCATTTCAGCCGTGGAGGACGCGGACCTGATCCTGGTGCTCGACGACGGCCGCCTCGTTGCGCAGGGAACGCACCGGGAGTTGCTGGAAACGTCCGCCACCTACCGCGAGATTGCCGAATCCCAGCTGGCGCTGGACGGCACGCTGTGACCGCAGGGAAAGAAGCCGGGGAAACGGCGTACAGGTTCTGGCCGACGGCCGGCAGGCTCCTGGGCCTCCTGCGCCCCTTCCGGCTCCAGATGCTCGGAGCCGTGGGATCCACCTGTGCCTTTGCCGTCCTCAACGTCGCGGCACCCAAGTACCTCGGTGATGCCACCGACGAGGTGGTGGAGGGCGTCCTCCAGGGCAGCCTGGACCAACGCCTCGGAGTCCTCCTGGCAGCGGTGGCCATGATGTACGTCTTCGCTTCCCTGTTCAACTGGGTCCAGGGCGCGTTGACCGCCCGGGCCGTGCAGGGACTCATGTACGGCCTGCGCGCGTCGGTGGAGGACAAGCTGCACCGGCTGCCCTCCACCTACTTCCGCGAACGCTCCCGCGGTGACGTGCTGAGCCGTGCCACCAACGACATCGACAACATCGCCCAGGCCCTGAACCAGGTCCTGACCCAGCTCATCGTGTCGGTCCTGATGCTGTGCGGCTCGCTGGCCATGATGCTGTGGATCTCACCGCTGCTCGCGGCCATCGCCATTGCCACCGTCCCCGTCTCCACATTGATCACCGTCCTGGTGGCCAGGCGGTCCCAGGAGCATTTCGCCCGGCAGTGGAAAGAGACCGGGGAACTGAACAGCCACGTGGAGGAATTCATCAGTGGCCACGAAGTCATCAAGGCTTTTGGCCGGCAGGAACAGGCGGCGGACGTCTTTACCCGCAGCAACGGACGCCTGGCGCGGGCGGCAGCCAAGGCCCAGTACTCAGCCGGGGTGGTCCAGCCACTGATGGTGCTGATGTCCAACCTCAACTACATCGCGGTTGCCGTGGTGGGGGCCCTGCAGGTCATCGCGGGCGCCATGACCATCGGGGGAGTCCAGGCCTTCATCCAGTTCAGCCGGCTGTTCACCCAGCCGGTGGGCCAGATAGGCGGGCTGTTGAACGTCATGCAGTCCTGCGCGGCGTCGGCCGCCAGGGTATTCGTGCTCCTGGACGCCGGCGAAGACCCGCCGGAGCCGGGCGGGCAGGGCGCCGCCATGCCGGCAGGCGGCCGCATCACCTTCCATGACGTCACCTTCGGCTACCCCGGATCCGTGCCCGCCGTCCGCAACCTCACCTTCACCGTGGAGCCAGGGCAGGCTGTCGCCATCGTGGGACACACGGGCGCAGGCAAGAGCACCGTGGTGAATCTCCTCATGCGGTTCCTGGAACCCTCATCCGGCGTGATCACCATGGGCGGGCAGGACATTGCGGCAATTCCCCGGAACCAGTTGCGGGCGCAGTTCGGTGTGGTCCTCCAGGATTCCTGGCTCTTCGACGGCAGCATCCGCGAAAACATCGCCTACGGCCTGCCGGGCGCGCCGGATGCTGCCATCGTCGCCGCCGCGGAGGCCACCCACGCGGACCGCTTCATCAGGTCGCTGCCGCACGGATACGGCACGGTGCTGGAAAACGGCGGGGAACCGCTCAGCCAGGGCCAGCGGCAACTGCTCACCATCGCCAGGGCGCAGCTTGCCGGGCGGGCCGTCCTGGTCCTGGATGAAGCAACCAGTTCCGTGGACTCCAGGACAGAACTGCTCATCCGCCAGGCGATGCAGAGGCTCCGCCACGGACGGACGAGCTTCATGATCGCCCACCGTTTGTCCACTATCCGCAACGCTGATCTAATTCTCGTCATGGACCACGGACGCATCGTCGAGCAGGGTACGCACGCAAGCCTGCTTGCCGCCAACAGTTACTACGCCAAGCTGTACAACGCCCAGTTCGCCGAACGGGACGGCAGGGCAGAGGTCCTGGAGGGCGGCCTGTGAGCGCTGCAGGAGAGTTTCCCGGTTCCTGGCGCCCCAATCCTGCCAGCAGTGTGGCGCTGTTCGAACAGCTGCGGCTCCAGGTCATCCATCTGGCGGACAACGGCGCACTGGCGCCAGGCACCCGGCTCCCTGCGGTGCGGGCCCTTGCAGAGAAACTCGACGTCGCTCCGCACACCGTGGCAAGGGCGTACAAGGAACTGGAGGCGGCGGGCATCGTTGCCACCCGGGGACGCAACGGGACCGTGGTCTCGGCACGCGACGAAAGGCTGGGAGGCCTGTCCGAGGCCGCTGCCGCCTATGCCGCGGTCGCCAAATCCCAGGGCGCCAGCTTCGCCGAGGCCGTGAAGATCCTCGCTGCCGCCTACGATGTTCCCTGAGGGCGGAACCGTCGGTGTTCGAAAAAGTTTTCGATTAGCATTATGGGGTGCCTAAAGCCTTAGCTGAAGAAACCCCTGCCCCCGCCACTTCCCTCGCAGTCCCCCCTGCTGCCTCCCCGCAGCGTCCGGACCTCTCCCGCCTCGTGGTGAAGGGCGCGCGGGAGCACAACCTGCGCAACGTGGACCTCGACCTGCCGCGTGATGCCATGATCGTCTTCACCGGCCTCTCGGGCTCCGGGAAGTCCTCGCTGGCATTCGACACCATCTTCGCCGAAGGCCAGCGGCGCTACGTTGAATCCCTCTCCGCTTACGCACGACAGTTCCTGGGCCAGGTGGACAAGCCCGACGTCGATTTCATCGAAGGCCTCTCTCCGGCGGTCTCCATCGACCAGAAATCCACCAGCAAGAACCCGCGGTCAACGGTGGGCACCATCACCGAAATCTACGACTACATGCGCCTGTTGTGGGCCCGTGTCGGCAGGCCGCATTGCCCGGTGTGCGGCGAGCCGGTGTCCAAGCAGACCCCGCAGCAGATCGTGGACCAGCTCCTTGAACTCGACGAGGGCACACGCTTCCAGGTCCTGGCACCGGTGGTGCGCGGACGCAAGGGCGAGTTCGTGGACCTCTTCAAGGAACTGACGGCCAAGGGATACTCGCGGGCACGGGTGGACGGCAACCTGGTCCAGCTGAGCGATCCCCCCAAGCTGGGCAAGCAGTTCAAGCACACCATCGAAGTAGTAGTGGACCGCCTGGTGGTCAAGGAAGGCATCAGCCAGCGGCTCACGGACTCCATCGAAACGGCCCTTGGGCTGTCCGAGGGCCGGGTCCTGGCTGAATTCGTGGACCTCGAAGCCGATGCGCCCGGACGGATCCGGGCGTTCTCCGAAAACCTTGCATGCCCCAACGAGCACCCGCTTGCCATCGATGAGATCGAGCCCCGCTCGTTCTCGTTCAACAACCCGTTCGGCGCCTGCGCCGCCTGCAGCGGAATCGGCACCCGGCTTGAGGTTGATGAGGAACTCATCGTGCCCAACCCGGAGCTGTCCCTGTCGGAGGGCGCCATCGCACCATGGTCGCTGGGCACCGCCACCACCGAGTACTGGAACCGGCTCCTGGAAGGCCTGGCCAAGGAAGTGGGCTTCTCCATGGCCACGCCGTGGGAGAAGCTGGGCAAGGATGTACGCCAGACCATCCTGCACGGCAAGGACCACAAGGTGGTGGTGCAGTACCGCAACCGCTTTGGCCGGGAACGCAAGTACAGCACCGGGTTCGAAGGCGCCATCCAGTACGTCCACCGCAAGCATGGCGAAACCGATTCGGACTGGGCCCGCGACCGCTACGAGGAATACATGCGGCAGGTTCCCTGCCCCGCCTGCAACGGCGCACGCCTCAACCCCGCATCCTTGTCGGTGCTGATCAACGGCAAGTCCATCGCCGAGGTAGCCGCGTTGCCCATGCGGGACTGCGCGGAGTTCCTGAACAACCTGGTGTTGACCGGGCGCGAAGCCCAGATCGCCCACCAGGTCCTCAAGGAGATCCAGGCCCGGCTGACGTTCCTCCTGGACGTTGGCCTGGAGTACCTCAACCTCGAGCGTCCGTCCGCCACCCTCTCCGGCGGCGAAGCGCAGCGCATCAGGCTCGCCACCCAGATCGGCTCCGGCCTGGTGGGTGTCCTCTACGTCCTGGACGAACCCTCCATCGGCCTGCACCAGCGGGACAACCGCCGGCTGATCGAAACCCTCACCCGGCTCCGCGACATGGGGAACACCCTCATCGTCGTTGAGCATGACGAAGACACCATCCACGTTGCCGACTGGATCGTTGACATCGGACCGGGCGCCGGCGAGCACGGCGGCCAGGTTGTCCACTCCGGGACCTACAAGGAGCTGCTGGACAACAAGGAATCGCTGACCGGCGACTACCTGTCCGGCCGCAAGGCCATCGAGGTACCGAAGAAGCGCCGTAAATACGACAAAAAGCGTGAGATCAAAGTGGTGGGCGCGCGGGAGAACAACCTCGTGAACGTCGACGCCGCCTTCCCGCTGGGACTCTTCACCGCGGTCACCGGCGTCAGTGGTTCGGGCAAGTCCACGCTCGTCAACGAGATCCTCTACAAGGTGCTGGCGAACAAACTCAACGGGGCCAAGCAGGTGGCGGGCCGGCACAAGACCGTCCAGGGCCTGGAGCACCTGGACAAGGTGGTCCACGTGGACCAAAGCCCCATCGGCCGTACCCCGCGGTCCAACCCGGCCACGTACACGGGCGTATTCGACAACATTCGCAAGCTCTTCGCCGAGACCACCGAGGCCAAGGTGCGCGGCTACCTTCCCGGGCGGTTCTCCTTCAACGTCAAGGGCGGCCGCTGCGAGGCATGCTCCGGTGACGGCACCCTGAAGATCGAGATGAACTTCCTGCCGGACGTCTACGTGCCGTGCGAGGTGTGCCACGGTGCCCGCTACAACCGGGAAACTTTGGAGGTGCATTACAAGGGCAAGACCATCGCCGACGTCCTCAACATGCCCATCGAGGAGGGCGCGGAGTTCTTTGCGGCGTTCTCACCCATTGCACGCCACCTGAACACCCTGGTGGACGTGGGACTGGGCTACGTCCGCCTGGGCCAGCCTGCCACCACCCTCTCCGGCGGTGAGGCTCAACGGGTCAAGCTTGCGGCAGAACTGCAGAAGCGGTCCAACGGCCGCAGCATCTACGTCCTGGACGAGCCAACCACAGGCCTGCACTTCGAGGACATCCGGAAGCTGCTCATGGTCCTGCAGGGGCTGGTGGACAAGGGCAACACGGTGATCACCATCGAACACAACCTGGACGTCATCAAGAGCGCCGACTGGCTGGTGGACCTCGGGCCGGACGGCGGCTCCGGCGGCGGCCAGATCGTCGCGGCGGGCACGCCGGAGCAGGTGGCCAAGTCCTCCACCAGCCACACCGGAAAGTTCCTGGCCGAAATACTCGGCTGACCGACGGAAACTGCACGGAAGTATTCCTGGAAGGGAATGCGAGTTTCAGGCATTCCTGCTGTCGTGAGAAACTAACCCGGTGACTTCAACAACAGTGCCCGTGATCTTTGACCTGGACGGCACTCTTGTCGATCCGGCCGGTGGAATAACTGAAGGGATTGCCTCAGCCCTCCGCGGGCTGGGGCTCCCGGTTCCCGGCCAGGACCTGCTCGATTCGATGATTGGCCCCAAGCTGAGCGATTCCCTGCTCAACGTGGCAAATGTGCCCGCGGAACGCCTGGAAGAGGTGGTCCACCGGTACCGCGAACACTACGTCGCCAGGGGAATTGCCCAGAGCCGGCTCTACCCCGGTATCCGGGAAATCCTGGAATCCTTCGCGGCGGCGGGACGGCCCGTTGCTGTGGCAACGCAAAAGCCCCAGCGGCTGGCGCATAAAGTCCTGGCACACCACGGCATCGACGGCCTCTTCCACGGCATCCACGGCTCTGCCGACGACGAAACGCTGGTGGAAGGCGTCCCCCTGGGCAAGACCCAGATCATCGCCGCCGCCCTGAGGGACCTGGATACCCAGCACGCGATCATGGTGGGCGACCGCGCCCAGGACGTGTCCGGTGCCATCGCCAACGGGCTGGACTGCATCGGAGTTGTCTGGGGATTCGCGCCCGACGGGGAGCTGGAGGAAGCCGGATCCGTGGCGGTCGTCAGCACGGGCGAGGAACTGGTAGCGGTCATCGAGCGGCTGCAGGCGGTCCACACCGCGGCCATGAGCGGGGTGGTCAACGATGGAAATGTTTGATGCCGTCCGCTGGACCACGCGCAACCTGATCGCCGGCACCTGCCGGCCCACCGTCGTCGGACTCGAAAACGTCCCTGCCGATGGCCCCTTTATCGTGGCACCCAACCACCTGTCCTTCTTCGACAGCGTGATCGTCCAGGCCCTGATGCCGCGGCCGGTTGCCTTCTTTGCCAAGGCCGAGTACTTCACCACGGGCGGCGTCAAGGGCAAGGTCATGAAAGCCTTTTTCGAATCCGTCGGCTCCATCCCCGTGGAGCGGGGTGAGCAGGCAGCCAGCGTCCAGGCACTGAAAACCCTGCTGGACATCCTGGAGTCCGGCCGCGGCATCGGCATCTACCCCGAGGGCACGCGCTCCCGCGACGGCATCCTCTACCGGGGACGCACCGGCGTCGGCTGGCTGGCCCTCACCACCGGGGCGCCCGTGATCCCCGTCGGGCTGATCGGGACCGAAAAGCTTCAGCGTGCCGGCGAAAAAGGGGTCAAGCCGCAGCACTTCACCATGAAGGTGGGGGAGCCGCTGTACTTCGACAAGACGGGACCGGACCACTCACTGCCGGCCCGCCGCGAGGTCACGGACAGGATCATGGACGCAATCGCCGGCCTCAGCGGCCAGGAGCGCTCCGCCAGTTACAACCAGAGCAAGTCCGCCGAGTAACCGGAAACCGCCGCACGCAGGCCCGGACCGGGTCTGGATGCTCCGGTTGGCATGGAGAGCCGGCGCGACTCAGTAGACTTGATAGGTGGCAAATCCAGCAAGTTACCGGCCCAAAACCGGTGAAATCCCCACCAACCCGGGCGTCTACCGGTTCCGTGATCCGCACGGCCGGGTCATCTACGTGGGCAAAGCCAAAAGCCTCCGGTCCCGGCTGAACTCCTACTTCGCCAACCCGGCGGGGCTGCTGCCCAAGACCTATGCGATGGTCCACGCGGCCAGCAGCGTCGAGTGGACCGT is a window from the Arthrobacter sp. NicSoilC5 genome containing:
- a CDS encoding trans-aconitate 2-methyltransferase; this encodes MKWDPAKYVKFDDHRNRPFFDLTGRIHADRPVRVVDLGCGPGNLTAALAERWPGAQVVGLDSSAEMLAKAAPLAQAVPALRFDRADIAEWMPTGETDVVVSNAALQWVPGHQDLMRRWLKALRPGSWFAMQVPGNFNAPSHSLMRELAASGRWAARLGGVLRGGESVGEPADYLGILLDAGCAADAWETSYQQVLQGPDPVLEWVRGTALRPVMAVLGEDDARHFEEEYAAALRAAYPQGAHGTVYPFRRIFAVGRKEE
- a CDS encoding ABC transporter ATP-binding protein; amino-acid sequence: MLVGLLKRQLAGKHAQLWAIVVLQLVQAGANLLLPTVNAAIIDDGIVAGEPGVISRLGMLMAAIAVVQAASAIAAGYLGAVVAMSIGHRLRAEVFSRIQTLSSQDVALFGTQSLTTRATNDVQQIQAFALLVFTMLFAGPAMGIGGIVLAVQQDVVLSVVVIVIVPLLLLIMYLIVRRLIPLYREGQELLDRSGGILREQIIGVDVIRAFVRQGHEGRRFAAVNARLTANNLRSALLVAGMLPMIMLVVNTSSVAVVWFGGHRIQSGLMNLGALTAFIAYIMQILLAIMMSMYVLMTAPRAAVCAERIQAVLDTEPSVSSPAGPQQFQPDLSQPATLAFHGVGFSYPGAEAPVLADISFTATPGTTTAIVGATGSGKTTLLNLIPRFLDPTKGRISLAGHDIRDVPLDQLRAAMAIVPQHSHLFTGTIADNLRMAAPGATDGELWAALETAQTMRFMGDLPLGLATPVGQGGASLSGGQRQRLCIARALLRKAPLYLFDDSFSALDYDTDTRLRQALGQALAAATVVIVAERISAVEDADLILVLDDGRLVAQGTHRELLETSATYREIAESQLALDGTL
- a CDS encoding ABC transporter ATP-binding protein, producing MTAGKEAGETAYRFWPTAGRLLGLLRPFRLQMLGAVGSTCAFAVLNVAAPKYLGDATDEVVEGVLQGSLDQRLGVLLAAVAMMYVFASLFNWVQGALTARAVQGLMYGLRASVEDKLHRLPSTYFRERSRGDVLSRATNDIDNIAQALNQVLTQLIVSVLMLCGSLAMMLWISPLLAAIAIATVPVSTLITVLVARRSQEHFARQWKETGELNSHVEEFISGHEVIKAFGRQEQAADVFTRSNGRLARAAAKAQYSAGVVQPLMVLMSNLNYIAVAVVGALQVIAGAMTIGGVQAFIQFSRLFTQPVGQIGGLLNVMQSCAASAARVFVLLDAGEDPPEPGGQGAAMPAGGRITFHDVTFGYPGSVPAVRNLTFTVEPGQAVAIVGHTGAGKSTVVNLLMRFLEPSSGVITMGGQDIAAIPRNQLRAQFGVVLQDSWLFDGSIRENIAYGLPGAPDAAIVAAAEATHADRFIRSLPHGYGTVLENGGEPLSQGQRQLLTIARAQLAGRAVLVLDEATSSVDSRTELLIRQAMQRLRHGRTSFMIAHRLSTIRNADLILVMDHGRIVEQGTHASLLAANSYYAKLYNAQFAERDGRAEVLEGGL
- a CDS encoding GntR family transcriptional regulator, with translation MSAAGEFPGSWRPNPASSVALFEQLRLQVIHLADNGALAPGTRLPAVRALAEKLDVAPHTVARAYKELEAAGIVATRGRNGTVVSARDERLGGLSEAAAAYAAVAKSQGASFAEAVKILAAAYDVP
- the uvrA gene encoding excinuclease ABC subunit UvrA, encoding MPKALAEETPAPATSLAVPPAASPQRPDLSRLVVKGAREHNLRNVDLDLPRDAMIVFTGLSGSGKSSLAFDTIFAEGQRRYVESLSAYARQFLGQVDKPDVDFIEGLSPAVSIDQKSTSKNPRSTVGTITEIYDYMRLLWARVGRPHCPVCGEPVSKQTPQQIVDQLLELDEGTRFQVLAPVVRGRKGEFVDLFKELTAKGYSRARVDGNLVQLSDPPKLGKQFKHTIEVVVDRLVVKEGISQRLTDSIETALGLSEGRVLAEFVDLEADAPGRIRAFSENLACPNEHPLAIDEIEPRSFSFNNPFGACAACSGIGTRLEVDEELIVPNPELSLSEGAIAPWSLGTATTEYWNRLLEGLAKEVGFSMATPWEKLGKDVRQTILHGKDHKVVVQYRNRFGRERKYSTGFEGAIQYVHRKHGETDSDWARDRYEEYMRQVPCPACNGARLNPASLSVLINGKSIAEVAALPMRDCAEFLNNLVLTGREAQIAHQVLKEIQARLTFLLDVGLEYLNLERPSATLSGGEAQRIRLATQIGSGLVGVLYVLDEPSIGLHQRDNRRLIETLTRLRDMGNTLIVVEHDEDTIHVADWIVDIGPGAGEHGGQVVHSGTYKELLDNKESLTGDYLSGRKAIEVPKKRRKYDKKREIKVVGARENNLVNVDAAFPLGLFTAVTGVSGSGKSTLVNEILYKVLANKLNGAKQVAGRHKTVQGLEHLDKVVHVDQSPIGRTPRSNPATYTGVFDNIRKLFAETTEAKVRGYLPGRFSFNVKGGRCEACSGDGTLKIEMNFLPDVYVPCEVCHGARYNRETLEVHYKGKTIADVLNMPIEEGAEFFAAFSPIARHLNTLVDVGLGYVRLGQPATTLSGGEAQRVKLAAELQKRSNGRSIYVLDEPTTGLHFEDIRKLLMVLQGLVDKGNTVITIEHNLDVIKSADWLVDLGPDGGSGGGQIVAAGTPEQVAKSSTSHTGKFLAEILG
- a CDS encoding HAD hydrolase-like protein; this encodes MTSTTVPVIFDLDGTLVDPAGGITEGIASALRGLGLPVPGQDLLDSMIGPKLSDSLLNVANVPAERLEEVVHRYREHYVARGIAQSRLYPGIREILESFAAAGRPVAVATQKPQRLAHKVLAHHGIDGLFHGIHGSADDETLVEGVPLGKTQIIAAALRDLDTQHAIMVGDRAQDVSGAIANGLDCIGVVWGFAPDGELEEAGSVAVVSTGEELVAVIERLQAVHTAAMSGVVNDGNV
- a CDS encoding lysophospholipid acyltransferase family protein codes for the protein MEMFDAVRWTTRNLIAGTCRPTVVGLENVPADGPFIVAPNHLSFFDSVIVQALMPRPVAFFAKAEYFTTGGVKGKVMKAFFESVGSIPVERGEQAASVQALKTLLDILESGRGIGIYPEGTRSRDGILYRGRTGVGWLALTTGAPVIPVGLIGTEKLQRAGEKGVKPQHFTMKVGEPLYFDKTGPDHSLPARREVTDRIMDAIAGLSGQERSASYNQSKSAE